A single Eulemur rufifrons isolate Redbay chromosome 9, OSU_ERuf_1, whole genome shotgun sequence DNA region contains:
- the LOC138391836 gene encoding receptor-transporting protein 5-like, with protein sequence MAVDVRDPIFRGRGRLSEVKTTFELRGFLFKAGGTSSRPVGLARGHGPVSCSHGLGVLRTALPTGSYVVSLGPDGESSLTFPLSFARATGDKDAFTCCTEGQGQEGGRQGPASGGNTPPSRRLLWTAPRPAGSTRSHSPPPLLRTQMPLLVLPKATGRRVATRASSLLVMTPVRRPTPVASLPRIMAPWPPGPFLMTSEADSFIDVTEGREKEDGSQGPVGHQSRPPASAHGPVRVSEGSITIPFSVLDVIREGPGHIAHGPQNNGLVTYSYYGKGRLRSRLGKSSRGSRREADLRSGRACRRPRAEP encoded by the coding sequence ATGGCGGTGGATGTCAGAGACCCCATCTTCCGGGGCAGAGGCCGCCTCAGTGAAGTCAAGACGACCTTCGAGCTCCGGGGCTTCCTCTTCAAAGCCGGGGGCACCTCCTCCCGCCCTGTCGGTCTGGCCAGAGGCCATGGCCCCGTCTCCTGCAGCCACGGCCTCGGAGTCCTGCGGACAGCCCTGCCGACAGGGTCCTACGTTGTCAGCCTCGGGCCCGATGGGGAGAGCTCCCTCACCTTCCCCCTGTCCTTTGCCAGGGCCACTGGGGACAAGGATGCCTTCACCTGCTGCACAGAGGGccaagggcaggagggtggccGCCAGGGCCCTGCCAGCGGAGGAAACACCCCCCCCTCCCGGAGACTGCTGTGGACAGCCCCACGGCCAGCGGGGAGCACTCGGTCACACTCCCCTCCACCTTTACTGAGGACGCAGATGCCTTTGCTGGTGTTGCCCAAAGCAACGGGAAGGAGGGTGGCCACCAGGGCCTCGTCACTGCTGGTCATGACCCCTGTACGGAGACCAACGCCAGTGGCCTCACTTCCAAGGATAATGGCTCCCTGGCCGCCTGGTCCTTTCCTGATGACATCGGAGGCAGACTCTTTCATTGACGTCAccgaaggcagagagaaggaagatggcaGCCAGGGCCCTGTGGGCCACCAGTCCCGCCCTCCAGCCAGTGCCCACGGCCCCGTCCGCGTCAGTGAGGGCTCCATCACCATCCCCTTCTCAGTCCTGGATGTAATTCGCGAGGGCCCCGGCCACATCGCCCACGGTCCCCAAAACAATGGCTTGGTCACCTACAGCTATTACGGGAAGGGACGGCTGAGGTCCAGGCTCGGCAAGTCCAGCCGTGGCAGCCGCAGAGAGGCAGACCTCCGCTCTGGCCGCGCCTGCCGAAGGCCACGTGCTGAGCCCTAG